In a genomic window of Acidobacteriota bacterium:
- a CDS encoding sigma 54-interacting transcriptional regulator produces the protein MQLLADRFVDVDGARVVDLATGDDTWFVRLPDAGVVEAADWQTARLDEWGRSTDLIDFGWEGPVRFEARAATPRPGRPHAPDGVPGDERLGPLIEALDHTLGHGPRSVRLRASPGTSTAAWLACARTLRLHGVVPVGMRPAVDLRFGSILRGRSVGLLCPGESGWSRSPEGSDDVRALVRLAAAGARLAVTVRPYRPEAPVQEDQAGPAVRCEARLPGGASLAAEGASRDQCVASHLYRSGRQAAAIRRLEAALARDVRRDAAAASIEGRVVLAGWWVARGELARAERVLSAVIGLDGRAAPAGLVEATRLLGLLRLEQARLDEAERLLRFAVEEARCAEAPDLRASAALSLARCLFWQGRYADAHECLAPGVAAGGRAALRALNERWRGRLALAEGDTTLALRSVRAALAHLSADDEAHGESSLHLAVALEAMRVRGAVGDGEGVAAGWVSVRRIARRCARPARLRAWLGYLDAASAIGDGRAVAEAVHGLRGAAGGPPFVAARVRQALEAHGQRRSTSAGRFLAARGVVTPPAPAGTRGGARVFDDLMELIAWCQEADEERPVLDRVCARVRERLRASVVSLVADPDRGGTLAGAGQARYAFGETARRALTTGSAVAACRVHDAVEAAVPVRWGGSAIAALSCRWPLDVEVDEARVKPLLEGAAVACAPTVRALLDRAAVPGATEADLGLVGGSRAIALVRDLARRAAQAPFPVLVEGESGSGKELVARAIHSCGPRRARRFAAVNCAALSDDLLEAELFGHTRGAFTGAAYDRVGLFEEADGGTLFLDEVSELSARAQAKLLRALQEGEVRRVGENLARRVDVRVVAATNRGLAGDVAHGRFREDLRYRLDVIRIVVPPLRDRPEDLRLLAAHFWAAATARLDSRATLDPATVEALSGYHWPGNVRELQNVLAAVAVHAPRRGRVGPRYLPPFIVGARLRGPRLESARRTLDADLVRAALARANGSRAKAATELGLSRQGLGKLMARLGLEMPV, from the coding sequence ATGCAACTGCTGGCCGACCGGTTCGTCGATGTCGACGGCGCGCGGGTGGTCGACCTGGCGACCGGAGACGACACGTGGTTCGTGCGGCTGCCCGATGCGGGGGTTGTCGAAGCGGCCGACTGGCAGACGGCGCGTCTCGACGAGTGGGGTCGAAGCACCGACCTCATCGACTTCGGGTGGGAGGGGCCGGTGCGCTTCGAGGCCCGTGCAGCCACGCCGCGCCCCGGCAGACCTCATGCGCCCGACGGCGTACCGGGCGATGAGCGGCTCGGCCCCTTGATCGAAGCGCTCGACCACACCCTCGGGCATGGGCCGAGGAGCGTGCGCCTCCGGGCGTCACCCGGCACGTCGACTGCCGCCTGGCTGGCGTGCGCACGCACGCTGCGTCTGCACGGCGTGGTACCGGTGGGGATGCGCCCGGCCGTCGACCTCCGGTTCGGCTCGATCCTCCGCGGTCGGAGCGTGGGCCTGCTGTGCCCGGGTGAGAGCGGCTGGAGCCGCAGCCCCGAAGGCAGCGACGACGTGCGGGCGCTGGTGCGCCTCGCCGCTGCCGGAGCCCGGTTGGCTGTCACCGTCCGGCCGTACAGGCCGGAGGCGCCTGTGCAGGAAGACCAGGCGGGGCCGGCGGTACGGTGCGAGGCGCGGCTGCCCGGTGGCGCATCGCTGGCCGCCGAAGGGGCATCCCGCGACCAGTGCGTCGCCTCGCATCTCTACCGATCGGGACGGCAGGCGGCGGCGATCAGGCGACTCGAGGCGGCACTGGCTCGAGACGTGCGGCGCGACGCGGCGGCGGCGTCGATCGAGGGCCGGGTCGTGCTCGCCGGCTGGTGGGTGGCGCGGGGCGAGCTGGCTCGGGCCGAGCGCGTGCTGAGCGCGGTCATCGGCCTCGACGGTCGGGCTGCACCGGCCGGCCTCGTCGAGGCCACGCGGCTGCTGGGCCTGCTGCGCCTCGAGCAGGCACGCCTGGACGAGGCCGAACGGCTGCTGCGCTTCGCCGTCGAAGAGGCGCGGTGCGCGGAGGCGCCCGACCTGCGCGCCTCCGCTGCGCTGTCGCTCGCACGGTGCCTGTTCTGGCAGGGGCGCTACGCAGACGCCCACGAGTGCCTGGCCCCGGGCGTCGCGGCCGGTGGCCGGGCGGCGCTGCGGGCGCTCAACGAACGCTGGCGCGGGCGCTTGGCGCTCGCGGAGGGAGACACGACGCTGGCCCTGCGGTCGGTGCGAGCCGCACTCGCGCATCTGTCGGCCGACGACGAGGCGCATGGCGAGTCGTCGCTCCACCTCGCCGTCGCGCTCGAGGCCATGCGCGTCCGGGGAGCCGTCGGCGACGGCGAAGGGGTCGCCGCGGGTTGGGTGTCGGTCCGGCGCATCGCGCGGCGGTGCGCGCGACCCGCGCGCCTCCGCGCGTGGCTCGGCTACCTCGATGCCGCCTCGGCCATCGGCGATGGTCGAGCCGTGGCCGAGGCGGTCCATGGCCTTCGCGGCGCGGCTGGCGGGCCACCCTTCGTGGCGGCCCGCGTTCGGCAGGCGCTCGAGGCGCACGGTCAACGCCGATCGACGAGCGCAGGGCGGTTCCTCGCCGCCCGCGGCGTCGTGACCCCGCCGGCCCCGGCCGGTACTCGAGGAGGTGCTCGCGTGTTCGACGACTTAATGGAGCTCATCGCGTGGTGCCAGGAGGCCGACGAGGAGCGCCCCGTGCTCGATCGGGTGTGCGCCCGGGTACGCGAGCGCCTTCGCGCGTCCGTCGTGTCGCTCGTGGCCGACCCCGACCGGGGGGGGACCCTGGCGGGAGCCGGTCAGGCGCGCTACGCGTTCGGCGAGACGGCGCGCCGGGCGCTGACGACGGGCTCGGCCGTCGCGGCATGCCGGGTCCACGACGCCGTCGAAGCGGCGGTTCCCGTGCGCTGGGGTGGGTCGGCCATCGCCGCGCTGTCGTGCCGCTGGCCGCTCGATGTCGAGGTCGACGAAGCGCGCGTGAAGCCGCTGCTCGAGGGTGCGGCGGTGGCGTGCGCGCCCACCGTGAGGGCCCTGCTCGACCGCGCGGCCGTGCCGGGCGCCACGGAGGCCGACCTCGGCCTCGTCGGCGGCAGCCGCGCGATCGCGCTCGTTCGCGACCTCGCCCGCCGGGCGGCGCAAGCGCCGTTCCCGGTGCTGGTGGAAGGCGAGAGCGGCAGCGGCAAGGAACTCGTGGCTCGCGCCATTCACTCGTGTGGCCCAAGACGCGCGCGTCGGTTCGCGGCGGTCAATTGCGCCGCGCTTTCCGACGATCTGCTCGAGGCGGAGCTCTTCGGGCACACCCGTGGCGCCTTCACGGGGGCGGCGTACGACCGCGTCGGCCTGTTCGAAGAGGCCGACGGCGGCACGCTGTTTCTCGACGAAGTCAGCGAGCTGTCGGCCCGAGCCCAGGCCAAACTGCTGCGAGCGCTCCAGGAAGGCGAGGTGAGACGGGTGGGCGAGAACCTCGCGCGGCGGGTCGACGTGCGCGTCGTCGCAGCGACCAACCGCGGTCTGGCCGGTGACGTGGCCCACGGGAGGTTCCGCGAGGATCTCAGATATCGCCTCGATGTGATTCGCATCGTGGTGCCGCCGCTGCGCGATCGGCCGGAAGACCTCCGGCTGCTCGCTGCTCACTTCTGGGCGGCGGCCACGGCGCGGCTCGACAGCCGCGCCACGCTCGACCCGGCGACCGTCGAGGCGCTGTCGGGCTATCATTGGCCCGGCAACGTGCGCGAACTGCAGAACGTCCTCGCGGCCGTCGCCGTGCACGCGCCGCGTCGGGGCCGTGTCGGACCGCGCTACCTGCCGCCGTTCATCGTTGGGGCCCGGCTTCGCGGTCCGAGACTGGAATCGGCGCGACGGACGCTCGACGCCGACCTCGTGCGCGCGGCTCTGGCTCGCGCCAACGGCAGCCGGGCGAAGGCGGCCACCGAGCTGGGGTTGAGCCGCCAGGGGCTCGGCAAGCTTATGGCCCGGCTCGGACTCGAGATGCCCGTCTGA
- the aroC gene encoding chorismate synthase — translation MRFLTAGESHGPALTVIVDGLPAGLPVDLEAVDRELRRRQGGYGRGQRMAIESDRAEVLAGLRAGETIGSPVALLVRNKDWTNWQRTMHADREPPPDATGARRAPVTRPRPGHADLAGGVKYDRDDLRDVLERASARETAARVAAGALARQLLARFGVDIVSHVVAVGGVSLPAEREVTLAEIRAIPADARLRCIDPGVEAGMVDAIDAARAAGDTVGGAFEVVASGVPPGLGSHVQWDRKLDGRLAQALMSIPAIKAVGIGLGPTVADRPGSRVHDEIVVPDVTHPASLDLAVARPTNRAGGLEGGITNGEPVRVSAFMKPISTLMKPLRSVDLRTLADAPAAIERSDVCAVPAAAVVGEAMVALVLADAFLEKFGADTVGDITRNLEAVRARVRERFGRARDDATRE, via the coding sequence CTGCGTTTTCTGACCGCTGGCGAGTCGCACGGTCCCGCGCTGACGGTGATCGTCGACGGATTGCCCGCCGGGTTGCCCGTCGACCTCGAGGCCGTCGACCGCGAGTTGCGCCGCCGCCAGGGCGGCTACGGCCGCGGCCAACGCATGGCCATCGAATCGGATCGCGCCGAGGTGCTCGCAGGCCTTCGCGCCGGTGAGACGATCGGCAGCCCGGTGGCGCTGCTCGTGCGCAACAAGGACTGGACCAACTGGCAGCGGACGATGCACGCCGACCGCGAGCCGCCGCCCGACGCCACCGGCGCTCGGCGGGCGCCGGTCACGCGCCCCCGGCCAGGACACGCCGATCTCGCCGGCGGCGTGAAGTACGACCGAGACGACCTGCGTGACGTCCTCGAGCGGGCCAGTGCGCGCGAGACGGCGGCGCGCGTGGCCGCGGGTGCGCTCGCCAGACAGCTGTTGGCCCGGTTCGGCGTCGACATCGTGAGCCACGTCGTTGCAGTCGGGGGCGTCAGCCTCCCGGCTGAGCGCGAGGTCACCCTGGCCGAGATCCGCGCCATCCCCGCCGATGCCCGCCTGCGGTGCATCGACCCCGGCGTCGAAGCCGGGATGGTCGACGCGATCGACGCCGCCAGGGCGGCCGGCGACACGGTCGGCGGCGCCTTCGAGGTCGTCGCGTCAGGCGTGCCGCCTGGCCTCGGCAGCCACGTCCAATGGGATCGCAAGCTCGATGGCCGGCTCGCGCAGGCCCTCATGTCGATTCCGGCCATCAAGGCCGTCGGCATCGGACTCGGCCCCACGGTCGCCGACCGTCCCGGATCGCGGGTCCACGACGAGATCGTGGTCCCCGACGTCACTCATCCGGCCTCGCTCGACCTGGCGGTGGCCCGTCCCACCAATCGCGCGGGTGGACTCGAGGGCGGCATCACCAATGGCGAGCCCGTGCGGGTCTCGGCCTTCATGAAGCCAATCTCGACGCTCATGAAGCCACTGCGCTCGGTCGACCTGCGGACGCTGGCCGACGCGCCCGCGGCCATCGAGCGCAGCGACGTCTGCGCCGTCCCAGCCGCGGCCGTCGTCGGGGAGGCGATGGTGGCACTCGTGCTGGCCGACGCGTTTCTCGAGAAGTTCGGCGCCGACACCGTTGGCGACATCACGCGCAACCTCGAAGCCGTGCGCGCGCGAGTCCGCGAGCGCTTCGGCCGCGCGCGCGACGACGCGACCCGGGAGTGA
- a CDS encoding PASTA domain-containing protein — MALTRRVWSAGKFLLIAGALVATYVVFFAAAMRVAVKTRDVVVPDLRGRTANEVHELLADHGLAVRVEDAARVDPRVPAGRVVEQEPAAGAITRSQRTVKVWLSAGATPGRVPNLVGESERAAQLRVQTASLELAGMAEIRSADYAPDTVIAQQPAGDTPGTGVALLVNRGAAGRTFVMPDLIGVNGSRAAEILRNRGFRVAVVGDHPYPGVPPGVVLRQYPQGGFQVAFGDPISLEVSR, encoded by the coding sequence ATGGCTCTGACGCGCCGTGTCTGGAGCGCGGGCAAGTTCCTGCTGATCGCTGGCGCCCTGGTCGCCACCTATGTCGTGTTCTTCGCCGCGGCGATGCGCGTGGCGGTGAAGACTCGCGACGTCGTCGTCCCCGACCTGCGGGGCCGGACTGCCAACGAGGTGCACGAACTGCTCGCCGACCATGGCCTGGCCGTCCGCGTGGAGGACGCTGCGCGCGTCGATCCCCGCGTGCCTGCCGGCCGCGTCGTCGAGCAGGAACCCGCGGCCGGGGCCATCACCCGGAGTCAGCGCACGGTCAAGGTGTGGCTGAGTGCCGGCGCGACGCCCGGACGTGTTCCCAACCTCGTTGGCGAATCGGAGCGCGCGGCGCAGTTGCGCGTCCAGACCGCCTCGCTCGAGCTCGCCGGGATGGCGGAAATTCGCTCGGCCGACTACGCGCCCGACACGGTGATCGCCCAGCAGCCGGCGGGCGACACTCCCGGAACCGGCGTGGCGCTGCTCGTCAACCGCGGCGCCGCAGGACGCACGTTCGTGATGCCCGACCTCATTGGCGTGAACGGCAGCCGCGCCGCCGAGATTCTGCGCAACCGCGGCTTCCGGGTCGCCGTGGTCGGCGACCACCCCTACCCCGGTGTGCCGCCCGGCGTCGTGCTGCGCCAGTACCCGCAGGGCGGGTTCCAGGTCGCCTTCGGCGACCCGATCTCCCTCGAGGTCAGCCGGTGA
- a CDS encoding acyl-CoA thioesterase, with translation MTSAAAQPSTTATTRVRVRYAETDKMGVVYHANFFVWFEVGRCEWLRALGSTYRELEEDGIQLPVLEASCTYLRPGHYDDELDVRATARLVSPVQVEFAYEVVRVDDGTTLATGRTRHAAINLRGRPCRLPEPIRKVFA, from the coding sequence ATGACGTCCGCCGCCGCGCAGCCGTCCACGACGGCCACCACCCGGGTCCGCGTCCGCTACGCGGAGACCGACAAGATGGGCGTCGTCTACCATGCCAACTTCTTCGTGTGGTTCGAGGTCGGGCGGTGCGAGTGGCTTCGCGCGCTCGGGTCGACCTACCGCGAGCTCGAGGAAGACGGCATCCAGCTGCCGGTTCTCGAGGCGAGCTGCACGTACCTCCGTCCCGGCCACTACGACGACGAGCTCGACGTCCGGGCCACGGCCCGGCTCGTGTCGCCGGTCCAGGTCGAGTTCGCCTACGAGGTGGTCCGCGTGGACGACGGCACGACGCTCGCGACCGGCCGGACCCGCCATGCGGCGATCAACCTCAGGGGGCGGCCCTGCCGGCTGCCGGAACCGATTCGGAAGGTGTTCGCATGA
- the def gene encoding peptide deformylase: MRRPILRWGDSVLHSPAAGVEAFDAALDGLIDDLIETMHAAPGIGIAAPQVGVSLRVFVVDLSVGRSARDLLVFVNPAFVEREGLQLEEEGCLSVPGFNATVPRPTRAVVRGLDREGREHVVEGTGLLARAFQHEMDHLDGRLFVDRLRPLRRLDLARRVRRLAAEGRW, encoded by the coding sequence ATGCGCCGGCCGATCCTGCGCTGGGGGGACTCGGTCCTGCACTCGCCCGCCGCCGGCGTCGAGGCGTTCGACGCGGCGCTCGACGGGCTCATCGACGACCTGATCGAGACGATGCACGCGGCGCCGGGCATCGGCATCGCAGCGCCACAGGTGGGCGTGTCCTTGCGGGTGTTCGTCGTCGACCTGTCCGTGGGCCGCTCGGCGAGGGACCTCCTCGTGTTCGTCAACCCCGCGTTCGTCGAACGCGAGGGCCTGCAGCTCGAAGAGGAAGGCTGCCTGAGCGTCCCGGGCTTCAACGCCACCGTGCCGCGTCCGACACGCGCGGTCGTTCGCGGACTCGACCGCGAGGGCCGCGAGCACGTCGTCGAGGGAACCGGCCTGCTCGCGCGCGCGTTTCAGCACGAGATGGACCACCTCGACGGGCGGCTGTTCGTCGATCGCCTGCGCCCGTTGCGGCGGCTCGACCTCGCCCGTCGCGTTCGCCGCCTCGCGGCCGAAGGACGCTGGTAG
- the fmt gene encoding methionyl-tRNA formyltransferase — protein sequence MRIVFFGTPDFAVPTLEALLGSRHQVVGVVTQPDRPRGRGHRMSPPPVKVVAERAGLPVWQPVRLKDPALHDALRALAADLGVVAAYGRLIPDAVLDLPRLGLINVHASLLPAYRGASPIQSAIIAGERETGITIMRVVTALDAGGTFARIVRPIGPDERSDEVEADLARLGAPLLVDVVDHLETGRAVETPQDDARATYAPRLTRADGTIDWSQPAIRVHDRVRGVYPWPQASVWLGAQRLALLRTSVADGPTGATPGTIVDARGDRLVVACGDGTRLAVLELQPEGRRAMTAREFLAGHRLEAGTGLGVAPPA from the coding sequence CTGCGCATTGTCTTTTTCGGCACGCCCGACTTCGCCGTGCCGACCCTCGAGGCCCTGCTCGGCTCGCGCCATCAGGTGGTCGGGGTGGTCACGCAGCCCGATCGCCCCAGGGGCCGCGGGCATCGGATGTCGCCGCCCCCGGTGAAGGTGGTCGCCGAGCGAGCGGGCCTGCCGGTCTGGCAGCCGGTGCGGTTGAAGGACCCGGCGCTGCACGACGCCCTGCGCGCGCTGGCCGCGGACCTCGGCGTCGTCGCCGCGTACGGCCGGCTGATTCCCGATGCCGTGCTCGACCTTCCGAGACTTGGCCTGATCAACGTGCACGCGTCGCTGCTGCCCGCCTACAGGGGCGCCTCGCCGATCCAGAGCGCCATCATCGCCGGAGAGCGCGAGACCGGCATCACCATCATGCGGGTCGTGACCGCGCTCGACGCTGGCGGCACGTTCGCGAGGATCGTGCGACCGATCGGCCCCGACGAACGCAGCGACGAGGTCGAGGCCGACCTCGCGAGGCTCGGAGCGCCCCTGCTCGTCGACGTCGTCGACCACCTCGAGACGGGCCGGGCCGTCGAAACGCCGCAGGACGACGCGCGGGCGACCTACGCGCCACGGCTGACCAGAGCCGACGGCACGATCGACTGGTCGCAGCCGGCCATCAGGGTCCACGACCGCGTGCGTGGCGTCTACCCCTGGCCGCAGGCCAGTGTCTGGCTCGGCGCCCAGCGTTTGGCTCTGCTTCGCACGTCCGTCGCCGATGGCCCGACCGGCGCCACGCCGGGCACGATCGTCGACGCGCGGGGCGACCGCCTGGTGGTCGCGTGCGGCGACGGCACGCGACTCGCGGTGCTCGAGCTGCAGCCCGAAGGGCGACGGGCGATGACGGCCCGCGAGTTCCTCGCCGGGCACCGGCTCGAAGCGGGCACGGGACTGGGCGTCGCTCCACCGGCATGA
- a CDS encoding NAD-dependent epimerase/dehydratase family protein — MRALVTGVAGFIGSTLASRLLDEGAEVTGVDCFTDYYPRPMKEANLASLHGRPGFRFVETSIQAADLGQLLASATHVFHLAAQAGVRKSWGRDFRTYTVNNIEATQVLLEASVGRPIERFVYASSSSVYGDAAAIPMREDALPQPVSPYGVSKLAAEQLCHLYFANYGVPAVSLRYFTVYGPRQRPDMGFHRFLKAAIAGAPVVLYGDGEQTRDFTFVDDAVAATMAAGRHGVAGRVYNVGGGSRVSINHVLEVIGHITGHPLDVSREAPQKGDMRDTYADTSLARADLGFAPRVTLEQGLIAEHAWLLNSPAVS; from the coding sequence ATGAGGGCGCTCGTGACCGGCGTGGCCGGCTTCATCGGCTCGACGCTCGCCAGCCGGCTGCTCGACGAGGGCGCCGAGGTGACCGGGGTCGACTGCTTCACCGACTACTATCCGCGACCGATGAAGGAGGCCAACCTGGCGTCGCTGCACGGCCGGCCGGGCTTCCGTTTCGTCGAAACATCGATCCAGGCGGCCGACCTCGGGCAGTTGCTGGCGTCGGCCACGCACGTGTTCCACCTCGCGGCGCAGGCGGGCGTCCGTAAGAGCTGGGGGCGCGACTTCCGGACGTACACGGTGAACAACATCGAGGCGACGCAGGTACTGCTCGAGGCATCGGTGGGCCGGCCGATCGAGCGCTTCGTCTACGCCTCGAGCTCGTCGGTGTACGGCGATGCGGCCGCGATTCCGATGCGCGAGGACGCGTTGCCGCAGCCGGTGTCGCCGTATGGCGTGTCGAAGCTGGCCGCCGAGCAGTTGTGCCACCTGTATTTCGCCAACTACGGCGTGCCGGCCGTCTCGCTCAGGTATTTCACCGTCTACGGCCCGCGTCAGCGGCCCGATATGGGGTTTCACCGGTTCCTGAAGGCGGCCATCGCCGGAGCACCGGTGGTGCTGTACGGCGACGGAGAGCAGACGCGCGATTTCACGTTCGTCGACGATGCCGTGGCCGCGACCATGGCGGCGGGCCGCCACGGCGTCGCCGGCCGGGTCTACAACGTCGGGGGCGGCTCGCGCGTCTCGATCAATCACGTGCTCGAGGTGATCGGGCACATCACGGGGCATCCGCTCGACGTCAGTCGGGAAGCGCCCCAGAAGGGCGACATGCGCGACACCTACGCCGACACGTCGCTCGCCCGCGCCGATCTCGGCTTCGCGCCCCGCGTGACGCTCGAGCAGGGGCTCATCGCAGAACACGCATGGTTGCTCAATTCTCCCGCCGTCAGCTGA
- a CDS encoding ribulose-phosphate 3-epimerase: protein MTVRLAPSILAADFAALGDAVTRAAAGGADLVHVDVMDGHFVPNLTVGVPVVAALRRVSPLPLDVHLMIDNPDAFLEAFVAAGASMLSVHVEVTPHLHRTIQAIKGLGASAGVVLNPATPVSALEDVASDVDFVLVMSVNPGFGGQTFIPRSLEKIRAVRALLDAAGNVAPIEVDGGIDLQTIGSVVAAGAEILVAGQAVFATPDPAAAVRALRAVADRAAVSRA from the coding sequence GTGACGGTGCGACTCGCCCCGTCCATCCTCGCGGCCGACTTCGCCGCGCTCGGCGATGCCGTGACCCGGGCAGCGGCCGGTGGGGCCGACCTCGTGCACGTCGACGTGATGGACGGGCACTTCGTGCCGAACCTGACGGTGGGTGTGCCCGTCGTGGCGGCCCTGCGCCGCGTCTCGCCCTTGCCGCTCGACGTCCACCTGATGATCGACAACCCGGATGCCTTTCTCGAGGCGTTCGTCGCGGCCGGCGCGTCGATGCTGTCGGTGCACGTCGAGGTGACGCCTCACCTGCACCGCACGATCCAGGCCATCAAGGGGCTCGGTGCGAGCGCGGGGGTCGTGCTCAACCCCGCAACGCCGGTGAGCGCGCTCGAGGACGTCGCAAGCGACGTCGATTTCGTGCTCGTCATGTCCGTGAATCCGGGCTTCGGCGGCCAGACGTTCATTCCGCGCAGCCTCGAGAAGATTCGCGCGGTGCGTGCCCTGCTCGACGCCGCGGGCAACGTGGCGCCCATCGAGGTCGACGGGGGCATCGACCTGCAGACCATCGGCAGCGTCGTGGCCGCGGGAGCCGAGATCCTGGTCGCCGGCCAGGCGGTCTTCGCCACGCCCGACCCGGCCGCCGCCGTCCGCGCGCTGCGGGCGGTGGCCGACAGAGCGGCGGTGTCGCGCGCATGA
- a CDS encoding ABC transporter permease, with protein MVAYVLRRFALTVPVLLGVATLVFSLLHLVPGDPAVSMLGEGAAEEDIAALRERLGLDEPLWTQYVGFLGGLTRGDLGTSFRYGTPVTRELAARMPNTALLALCAMAVALSIALPLGILGAVFRGSPIDHVAMTVALVGISVPNFWLGPMLALVFAVQLGWLPVSGTGSPSHLVLPAVTLGAALAAILARMTRASLLDELRELYVLAARSRGLSRARSILKHALRNSLIPVVTIVGLQVGALLTGTIITETIFAWPGVGRLLIQAINFRDYPLVQGCILFIAVVYVAVNLLTDLVYGWLDPRIRYQR; from the coding sequence ATGGTGGCTTACGTCCTTCGTCGCTTCGCGCTCACCGTTCCCGTGTTGCTCGGCGTGGCGACGCTCGTCTTCTCGCTGCTGCACCTCGTGCCGGGCGATCCGGCCGTGTCGATGCTGGGGGAGGGCGCGGCCGAGGAGGACATCGCGGCGCTGCGCGAGCGGCTGGGTCTCGACGAACCGTTGTGGACCCAGTACGTGGGGTTCCTGGGGGGCCTCACGCGCGGCGACCTGGGTACGTCGTTCCGCTACGGGACACCGGTCACCCGCGAGCTGGCCGCGCGTATGCCCAACACGGCGCTGCTCGCGCTGTGCGCGATGGCCGTGGCGCTCTCGATCGCGCTCCCGCTCGGTATCCTCGGCGCGGTGTTCCGCGGCAGCCCGATCGACCACGTCGCGATGACCGTCGCCCTCGTCGGCATCTCGGTGCCGAACTTCTGGCTCGGACCGATGCTGGCGCTGGTCTTCGCCGTGCAACTCGGCTGGCTGCCCGTCTCAGGCACCGGGTCGCCCTCGCACCTCGTGCTGCCGGCCGTCACGCTGGGCGCGGCGCTCGCGGCGATTCTGGCCCGGATGACGCGAGCGAGCCTGCTCGACGAGCTGCGTGAACTGTACGTGCTGGCGGCCCGGAGCCGCGGCCTGTCGCGTGCCCGCAGCATCCTCAAACACGCGCTCCGCAACAGCCTCATCCCCGTCGTGACCATCGTGGGCCTGCAGGTCGGCGCGCTGCTCACGGGCACCATCATCACCGAGACGATCTTCGCCTGGCCCGGGGTCGGCCGCCTGCTCATCCAGGCCATCAACTTCCGCGACTACCCGCTGGTGCAGGGCTGCATCCTCTTCATCGCCGTGGTGTACGTGGCCGTGAACCTGCTCACCGACCTGGTGTACGGCTGGCTCGACCCGCGGATCCGGTATCAGCGATGA
- the rsmB gene encoding 16S rRNA (cytosine(967)-C(5))-methyltransferase RsmB, which translates to MTSPARVVALATLGAVHRGADLPDAIARSRARLADERDRALVAAVVTGVLRWRAALDHAIAGLVSRPLERLDPEVLDALRLGVFQLQHLTRVPPRAVLNDTVESVRRAGKSSATGLVNAVLRRVASGQAPPLPPRPGGPVTARDDAALDYLSVSLSHPRWLSARWLERHGFEAAERWATFDNEPAPLTLRVNTLATTTDDLAAELAAMNVSTRRARYAPDALVVESGQPLGLPPAAGGRFVVQDEASQLVAHFCAVRPGERVLDACAAPGGKTTALAAAMSDRGTIVASDLRPRRVGLLRDAVRAAGARSVAIVRADASRHLPFARVFDCVLIDAPCSGLGTLRRDPEIRWRRQETDLLEYGARQRRMLDRAAEVVRPGGRLVYATCSSEPDENEDVVEAFLSARADFERRPKTVHPWVGTPHEALLTDRGDLQTLPHRHGLEAFFAAMLVRADGW; encoded by the coding sequence ATGACGTCTCCGGCCCGTGTCGTCGCGCTGGCCACTCTCGGTGCGGTGCATCGCGGAGCGGATCTGCCCGACGCGATCGCCCGCAGCCGTGCGCGCCTCGCCGACGAGCGCGACCGGGCCCTCGTGGCCGCGGTCGTCACGGGCGTCCTCCGCTGGCGCGCGGCCCTCGACCATGCGATTGCCGGTCTCGTGTCGCGCCCGCTCGAACGACTCGACCCGGAGGTCCTCGACGCGCTGCGTTTGGGCGTCTTCCAGTTGCAGCACCTGACGCGGGTGCCGCCGCGCGCCGTCCTCAACGACACGGTCGAGTCGGTGCGGCGGGCCGGGAAATCGAGCGCGACGGGCCTCGTGAATGCCGTCTTGCGCCGCGTCGCGTCGGGGCAGGCGCCCCCGCTGCCTCCCCGACCCGGCGGTCCGGTCACGGCGCGGGACGACGCCGCGCTCGACTACCTCAGCGTGAGTCTCTCGCATCCTCGATGGCTCAGCGCACGCTGGCTCGAGCGCCACGGCTTCGAGGCCGCCGAACGATGGGCGACGTTCGACAACGAACCCGCGCCGCTGACGCTTCGCGTCAACACCCTGGCCACCACCACCGACGACCTCGCCGCCGAGCTCGCGGCGATGAACGTGTCGACCCGTCGTGCCCGCTATGCGCCCGACGCGCTCGTCGTCGAATCGGGCCAGCCCCTGGGCCTGCCGCCGGCCGCCGGCGGCCGCTTCGTCGTGCAGGACGAAGCCTCGCAGCTCGTCGCGCACTTCTGTGCGGTCCGCCCGGGCGAGCGCGTGCTCGACGCGTGTGCCGCACCCGGTGGGAAGACCACGGCCCTCGCGGCCGCGATGAGCGACCGCGGAACGATCGTCGCCAGCGACCTGCGCCCGCGGCGCGTTGGCCTGCTGCGCGATGCCGTAAGGGCGGCGGGCGCGCGGTCGGTGGCGATCGTCCGCGCCGACGCGTCGCGCCACCTGCCGTTCGCCCGGGTATTCGACTGCGTCCTGATCGATGCGCCGTGCTCGGGACTGGGCACCCTGCGACGCGACCCGGAGATCCGCTGGCGGCGGCAGGAGACTGACCTCCTGGAGTACGGAGCCCGCCAGCGGCGCATGCTCGACAGGGCCGCGGAGGTGGTCAGGCCGGGGGGCCGCCTCGTCTACGCCACCTGTTCGAGCGAACCCGACGAGAACGAGGACGTCGTCGAGGCCTTCCTGTCGGCACGCGCGGACTTCGAGCGGCGCCCGAAGACCGTGCACCCCTGGGTGGGTACGCCGCACGAGGCGCTGTTGACCGACCGCGGCGACCTGCAGACCCTGCCGCATCGCCACGGCCTCGAGGCGTTCTTCGCTGCGATGCTCGTCCGGGCGGATGGTTGGTGA